From Candidatus Manganitrophus morganii, the proteins below share one genomic window:
- the mutY gene encoding A/G-specific adenine glycosylase: protein MSKVIDQDEIGFFTRNLLTWYRVHGRDLPWRRTTDPYAIWVSEIMLQQTQVATVLPYYERFLSSFPAIRDLASASPDKVLKAWEGLGYYARARHLHRAANEIMIRFGGKFPSRFEEILSLPGIGRSTAGAIATISLGQRYPILDGNVKRVLCRYFCIEEDPKKKEIEEQLWDYSEKLLPRKGADDYTQAVMDLGATLCTPAEPRCPLCPVRNQCKAREKGVQEKLPIKGAGKIIPERDYVAGVVFRKEKVLIRRRPAKGLLGGLWEFPGGRVELDGRAGGFEKKIKGTLQKEIPWTVDQWAPWGKIKHTFTHFKMTLHVFSGRIEDRKGKNTDAQKWVGVEELSNYPFSSAHQKILSKLKQPDEQPRLFS from the coding sequence ATGTCTAAAGTCATTGATCAAGACGAAATTGGTTTTTTCACGCGGAATCTTTTGACGTGGTATCGTGTCCATGGACGCGATCTCCCCTGGCGGCGAACGACCGATCCCTATGCGATCTGGGTTTCCGAGATCATGCTGCAGCAGACCCAGGTCGCAACGGTCCTTCCCTATTACGAGCGATTTCTTTCGAGTTTTCCCGCGATCCGCGATCTTGCCTCGGCCTCCCCGGACAAAGTTTTAAAAGCGTGGGAGGGGCTCGGATATTACGCGCGGGCAAGACATCTGCATCGGGCGGCAAACGAGATCATGATCCGCTTCGGCGGAAAATTTCCCTCCCGGTTCGAGGAGATTCTCTCCCTACCGGGAATCGGCCGATCGACGGCGGGGGCGATTGCGACCATCTCCCTGGGCCAAAGATATCCGATCCTGGACGGCAATGTGAAGCGTGTTCTCTGCCGCTATTTCTGTATTGAAGAAGATCCCAAGAAAAAGGAGATCGAGGAACAACTCTGGGACTATTCCGAAAAACTTCTCCCCCGCAAAGGAGCCGACGACTACACGCAGGCCGTCATGGATTTGGGGGCGACCCTCTGCACGCCGGCGGAGCCTCGCTGCCCCTTGTGTCCTGTGCGCAATCAATGCAAGGCCCGGGAAAAGGGGGTGCAGGAAAAACTGCCGATCAAGGGGGCGGGAAAAATCATACCCGAAAGGGACTATGTGGCCGGGGTTGTGTTTCGGAAAGAGAAGGTGTTGATTCGCCGGCGCCCTGCGAAAGGCCTCCTTGGAGGGTTGTGGGAATTTCCCGGAGGACGGGTCGAGTTAGATGGAAGGGCAGGGGGATTCGAGAAAAAGATAAAAGGAACGCTTCAGAAAGAAATTCCATGGACGGTCGATCAATGGGCTCCCTGGGGAAAAATAAAACATACCTTCACCCATTTTAAAATGACCCTCCATGTTTTTTCCGGACGGATCGAGGATCGAAAAGGCAAAAACACCGACGCGCAAAAATGGGTCGGGGTGGAAGAATTATCGAACTATCCCTTTTCTTCCGCTCATCAAAAAATCTTGTCGAAATTAAAACAGCCTGATGAACAGCCACGGCTATTTTCGTGA
- a CDS encoding 4a-hydroxytetrahydrobiopterin dehydratase has translation MGLLSMEEVRRKIHDLKGWELYDNMLQKKYSFRTFKTAMQFVNRVAELADSVDHHPDMMINYNRVLLKLMTHSQGGITDRDFNLAQMIDQVEKPPTI, from the coding sequence ATGGGACTCCTTTCGATGGAAGAAGTTCGCCGGAAGATCCACGACCTCAAAGGTTGGGAACTCTACGACAACATGCTTCAGAAAAAATATTCCTTCAGAACGTTCAAAACGGCCATGCAATTTGTAAATCGGGTGGCGGAGCTGGCCGACTCCGTCGATCATCATCCCGACATGATGATCAACTATAACCGGGTCCTCCTCAAGTTGATGACGCACAGTCAAGGAGGAATCACGGATAGAGATTTTAACCTAGCCCAGATGATCGATCAAGTCGAAAAGCCGCCGACGATCTAG
- a CDS encoding MFS transporter codes for MEKAVAPENEPSPEPQIQKSLQFAVRDGLFFSVMSGVGESYLGAFAIFLKASNPQIALLAALPQLVGAFFQFLSVRLLNYLKSRKKIILYGVIGQALAWLFILSTPFFSERRAVSWLIASVILYSVLGSFANPAWHSLMGDLVHSNRRGRYFGRRNGVMSIAAFASLCFAGLLLHRAESLGRVGFGFGLLFLIAFTARLISAYYLSRMSEPLYTPRAEDHFSVWQFLRDGRKTNFGRFVLFTALIHFSVHVSGPFISPYLLRDLNFSYLQFMCASAATVLAQFLTLHLWGRFGDQFGNKKVLTITGVLLPVLPLFWLSTTNFYLILAIQIFGGITWAGFSLSMGNFVFDAVSPAKRAQCSAIYNSANAVGIFLGALLGGNLSRWLPKQIDAGFLHLSLASNLQLLFLLSALLRFIVSMKYLPMIREVREVKPFGAKDFFVAMAQMRPVSGFKFNLFTLGRERASAVLKEIHRPEAKEKLPVTLGDRKE; via the coding sequence TTGGAAAAGGCAGTTGCTCCAGAGAACGAACCTTCACCGGAACCGCAGATCCAAAAGAGCCTTCAGTTTGCCGTTCGAGATGGTCTCTTCTTTTCGGTCATGTCGGGCGTCGGAGAGAGCTATCTCGGCGCTTTTGCGATCTTTCTCAAGGCGAGCAATCCTCAAATCGCGCTTCTCGCGGCCCTTCCTCAACTGGTCGGCGCGTTTTTCCAATTTCTCTCCGTACGACTCCTCAATTATCTAAAAAGCCGCAAGAAGATCATCCTCTATGGTGTGATCGGGCAAGCCTTGGCATGGCTCTTTATCCTCTCGACGCCGTTTTTTTCCGAAAGACGCGCCGTCTCCTGGTTGATCGCTTCGGTCATCCTCTACTCGGTGCTCGGCAGTTTTGCGAATCCGGCCTGGCACAGCTTGATGGGGGATCTGGTCCATTCGAACCGGCGCGGCCGATATTTCGGGAGAAGGAACGGGGTCATGAGCATCGCCGCTTTCGCCTCCCTCTGCTTTGCGGGACTCCTTCTTCACCGGGCGGAAAGCCTGGGACGGGTCGGCTTCGGTTTCGGTCTCCTCTTCCTGATTGCATTTACAGCCCGGCTGATCTCCGCCTATTATCTCTCCCGTATGAGCGAGCCGCTGTATACGCCGCGCGCGGAAGACCATTTCTCCGTCTGGCAATTTCTTCGGGACGGACGAAAAACGAATTTCGGACGATTTGTTCTCTTTACCGCCTTGATCCATTTTTCCGTACACGTTTCCGGTCCGTTTATCTCCCCTTATCTCCTGCGCGACCTGAATTTCAGCTACCTTCAATTCATGTGCGCTTCCGCGGCGACGGTTCTGGCCCAGTTCTTGACACTGCATCTATGGGGACGATTCGGCGACCAATTCGGGAACAAAAAGGTCTTGACGATCACCGGCGTTTTGCTTCCGGTTCTCCCCCTCTTTTGGCTATCGACGACGAATTTTTATCTCATCCTGGCAATCCAGATTTTCGGCGGAATCACCTGGGCCGGATTCTCTCTCTCCATGGGGAACTTCGTCTTCGATGCCGTCTCACCGGCAAAACGGGCCCAGTGCAGCGCCATCTACAACTCGGCGAACGCCGTCGGGATTTTTCTGGGAGCGCTGCTCGGAGGAAATTTAAGCCGCTGGCTTCCGAAGCAGATCGATGCCGGCTTTCTTCACCTGTCGCTGGCTTCGAATCTGCAGCTTCTCTTCTTACTCTCCGCGCTGCTACGGTTCATCGTCTCAATGAAGTACCTGCCGATGATCAGAGAAGTCCGGGAAGTCAAACCGTTCGGGGCGAAGGATTTTTTCGTCGCCATGGCTCAAATGCGGCCGGTGTCCGGATTCAAATTCAATCTCTTTACCCTCGGAAGAGAACGGGCTTCCGCCGTTCTGAAAGAGATCCACCGACCCGAGGCAAAAGAAAAGCTTCCCGTCACACTCGGCGATAGGAAAGAGTAG
- a CDS encoding DUF971 domain-containing protein — MISRNAVPIKIENVKGEGIRVTWSDQHQAVYPYAYLRESCRCASCIHEWSGEKLIPPGSIPENIAPTQIEAVGHYAISIHWSDGHDTGIYAFDFLKEICPCETCIKERLNAGAK, encoded by the coding sequence ATGATATCCAGAAATGCCGTGCCGATCAAAATTGAAAACGTAAAGGGGGAGGGTATTCGAGTCACCTGGAGCGATCAGCATCAGGCGGTCTACCCTTACGCTTACCTTCGGGAGAGTTGCCGTTGCGCATCCTGCATTCATGAATGGAGCGGTGAGAAATTGATTCCACCCGGAAGCATTCCGGAAAATATTGCTCCGACTCAGATTGAGGCGGTAGGACACTACGCCATTTCGATTCATTGGAGCGACGGCCATGACACCGGAATTTATGCCTTTGATTTCCTAAAAGAAATTTGTCCATGTGAAACCTGCATCAAAGAACGCCTCAATGCAGGGGCAAAATAG
- the cysE gene encoding serine O-acetyltransferase — MLKEIKEDIQTIFERDPAARNIAEILLTYSGFHATLLHRIAHFLWRKNVPVIPRLVSHFSRFITGIEIHPGATIGRAFFIDHGMGVVIGETAEIGDNVTLYQGVTLGGTGQEPGKRHPTLGNNVIVGAGAKVLGAIVLGNHVRVGANSVVLKSVPDHATVVGIPGKIIQRRREEGVLDHTNLPDPIAERLERLEREIQELKHEIQQRVSHTMGGFSG, encoded by the coding sequence ATGTTGAAAGAAATTAAAGAAGATATTCAAACTATTTTCGAGAGGGATCCTGCCGCCCGGAACATCGCCGAAATCTTATTGACGTATTCCGGCTTTCATGCGACACTCCTTCATCGAATCGCCCATTTTCTCTGGCGGAAAAACGTGCCGGTGATTCCCCGGCTGGTCTCTCACTTTTCTCGATTCATCACCGGTATCGAAATCCACCCGGGCGCCACCATCGGACGCGCTTTTTTCATCGACCATGGGATGGGGGTCGTCATCGGTGAGACGGCGGAAATCGGCGACAATGTCACCCTTTATCAAGGGGTGACCCTCGGGGGGACCGGCCAGGAGCCGGGGAAGCGCCACCCGACGCTGGGAAACAATGTCATTGTCGGCGCCGGAGCGAAAGTTTTGGGGGCGATCGTCCTCGGGAATCACGTCCGGGTCGGCGCGAATTCGGTTGTGCTGAAGTCGGTTCCGGACCATGCGACGGTCGTCGGCATTCCCGGAAAGATCATCCAACGCCGGCGGGAAGAGGGGGTGCTCGACCATACCAATCTGCCCGACCCGATTGCGGAAAGGTTGGAACGGCTCGAGAGGGAAATTCAAGAGCTGAAGCATGAGATCCAACAGCGGGTTTCACACACGATGGGAGGATTTTCCGGATGA
- a CDS encoding tetratricopeptide repeat protein, with amino-acid sequence MITNSFLQLGNRAFSTGDYATALQYYQKALEGIRGDPDLLADLYGNIGNVYGAIGQIEQAIDFYKKAVEILRRSEAYARLGVTYVNIGNLYADEGNFDQAIHFYKQGVLLLEREEQWDHLSVLYGNFSMVLVRKSEFRSGLEYAEKGMALAKKLKRPALLADASHRLSKAKGAMGEIEEARRLSESAHALYTELKNEMGCAAALYHQAFLYEQQGDLAGAIRCLEQVVAIDEKYGLPKLAENKARLSRLRAVGDSDPFREPT; translated from the coding sequence ATGATCACAAATTCCTTTCTGCAGCTCGGGAACCGTGCATTTTCAACCGGGGATTATGCGACGGCATTGCAATATTATCAAAAAGCGCTGGAAGGAATCCGGGGGGACCCCGATCTGCTTGCCGATCTTTACGGCAATATCGGGAATGTCTATGGCGCCATCGGGCAGATTGAACAGGCGATCGACTTCTATAAAAAAGCGGTCGAGATATTAAGACGCTCTGAAGCATATGCCCGCCTGGGAGTCACCTACGTCAATATCGGCAACCTTTACGCCGACGAAGGGAATTTCGATCAAGCGATTCACTTTTATAAGCAGGGCGTCCTCCTTTTAGAACGGGAGGAACAATGGGATCATCTCTCCGTTCTTTACGGGAATTTTTCAATGGTCTTGGTCAGAAAGTCGGAGTTCCGGAGCGGCCTGGAATATGCGGAAAAAGGGATGGCGTTGGCGAAAAAATTAAAACGCCCCGCGCTTCTGGCCGATGCTTCCCATCGGCTGTCGAAGGCAAAGGGGGCGATGGGAGAGATCGAGGAAGCCCGGCGTCTCAGCGAATCGGCCCATGCCCTTTACACCGAGCTGAAAAATGAAATGGGCTGCGCGGCGGCCCTTTATCATCAAGCTTTTTTATACGAACAGCAAGGAGATCTGGCGGGGGCGATCCGCTGCTTGGAGCAGGTCGTCGCCATCGATGAGAAGTATGGTCTTCCCAAGCTGGCCGAGAATAAAGCAAGACTCTCCCGGCTGCGCGCCGTAGGAGATTCGGACCCTTTCCGGGAACCCACCTAA
- a CDS encoding AAA family ATPase — MLLLAIDLYGIEPFHKPTRISLKPGLNLVFGANGAGKTTVRRVLSSLLLGNELKEIRFVENQPAQAAVILQGRDKGTYRITADYQKGLYNLSKLDASGQKTLLEKDRKKITAWICEQAGGIQEGDLSSLFLIDRLQFPSAASHGNGSGVHRPNMVSGAPGSAPKRFGFPVTQSAENEQAILTPELRAEKQTQIKEIQQKLDEMAKVEETLLNARDRISVSKRRLNQLRELDSEATQLQDAETKKYAAFAGIETVRPDLIKQYETAAQNKQTELTQLEEQKEEIQANLANMGETDLFQDQKLRIGIVVTVCSFLLPLFVTLQGPFRYLFPIGVLAGIGLSLFAYLQSTGRAAAKKALEKKMTGFNEKANSLQRKFDKEHKETAELLAKTGCKEIQEFKDRQRAYQQHLQKKREVMEKKEALLKGETVEEITLTIQEAEKETKILEEKFQGYSGLTEELYRLEESLRHSEPAKEPQAIEMPDLGPVPAAVNTNAPFSFIPTALSIGKQKNPPFALQQVEQQTNILYALFKQTQNGKLHLKEDGEIEVSGVGIDQVSSGTADQIFLSFLLAALDQFSNVTFPLVLDEPFSILAPASQETALELLRGASKRRQIILFTVYPFSPKAADQAVTLSASQSN; from the coding sequence ATGCTTCTTCTCGCAATCGATCTTTACGGAATCGAGCCTTTCCATAAACCGACCCGAATCTCCCTCAAACCGGGCCTGAATCTGGTGTTCGGAGCCAACGGCGCCGGCAAGACAACCGTCCGCCGGGTTCTCTCTTCCCTGCTTTTGGGAAATGAACTCAAGGAAATTCGGTTCGTCGAGAATCAGCCGGCGCAAGCCGCCGTCATTTTACAAGGAAGAGACAAAGGAACCTATCGGATCACCGCCGATTACCAAAAGGGGCTCTACAATCTCTCCAAGCTCGATGCGTCGGGACAAAAAACACTCCTTGAAAAAGACCGGAAAAAGATTACCGCCTGGATCTGCGAGCAGGCAGGGGGAATACAGGAAGGAGATCTCTCCTCTCTTTTCCTGATCGACCGGCTCCAGTTCCCCTCCGCCGCTTCCCATGGAAATGGATCAGGCGTACATCGGCCGAACATGGTTTCCGGCGCGCCGGGCTCGGCTCCAAAAAGATTTGGCTTTCCTGTTACCCAATCGGCGGAAAATGAACAGGCGATTCTCACCCCCGAGCTGCGCGCTGAAAAACAAACTCAGATTAAAGAGATCCAGCAGAAGCTGGATGAGATGGCCAAGGTCGAAGAAACGCTGCTGAATGCCCGAGATCGAATCTCCGTGTCGAAGCGGAGATTAAATCAATTGCGCGAGCTCGATAGTGAAGCCACTCAACTTCAGGATGCCGAAACAAAAAAGTACGCCGCTTTTGCCGGGATCGAAACCGTTCGACCCGATCTGATCAAACAATATGAAACAGCCGCACAGAATAAGCAAACGGAATTAACCCAGCTTGAAGAACAGAAGGAGGAGATTCAAGCCAACCTGGCGAACATGGGTGAAACCGACCTCTTTCAAGATCAAAAACTGCGTATCGGCATCGTGGTGACGGTTTGCTCCTTTTTGCTCCCCCTCTTTGTGACCCTCCAGGGTCCTTTCCGTTATCTCTTTCCGATCGGTGTCCTTGCGGGAATCGGCCTTTCTCTCTTCGCTTATCTTCAATCGACCGGACGCGCTGCAGCGAAGAAGGCCCTCGAGAAAAAAATGACCGGCTTCAATGAAAAAGCCAACTCGCTGCAGCGGAAATTCGACAAAGAGCACAAGGAAACCGCCGAGCTTCTCGCAAAAACCGGCTGTAAAGAGATTCAGGAGTTCAAAGATCGCCAACGCGCGTACCAGCAGCATCTTCAAAAGAAACGAGAGGTCATGGAGAAAAAAGAGGCTCTCTTAAAGGGTGAAACGGTCGAGGAGATCACCCTGACGATTCAAGAGGCCGAGAAAGAGACAAAGATCCTGGAGGAAAAATTTCAGGGCTATAGCGGTTTAACCGAAGAGCTCTACCGCCTAGAAGAGTCCCTTCGCCACTCGGAGCCTGCCAAAGAGCCTCAAGCGATCGAGATGCCTGATTTGGGTCCGGTGCCGGCCGCCGTGAACACGAACGCCCCTTTTTCGTTTATTCCGACCGCGCTCTCCATCGGAAAACAAAAAAATCCTCCCTTCGCTTTGCAGCAGGTCGAACAACAAACGAACATCCTGTACGCCCTCTTTAAGCAAACCCAAAACGGAAAACTCCATCTAAAAGAGGACGGCGAGATCGAGGTGAGCGGTGTCGGGATCGATCAGGTCAGTTCCGGAACGGCCGATCAGATCTTTCTCTCTTTTCTCCTGGCCGCGCTTGATCAGTTTTCGAATGTGACCTTCCCCCTTGTTTTGGATGAACCTTTCAGCATTTTGGCCCCCGCGTCGCAAGAAACGGCCCTTGAGTTGCTTCGCGGAGCGTCCAAGCGCCGGCAAATTATTCTCTTCACCGTTTATCCCTTCTCTCCCAAGGCCGCCGATCAAGCGGTGACATTGAGCGCGTCCCAGTCCAACTGA
- a CDS encoding response regulator, giving the protein MKEKVLIVDDTEFYQKAYQNKLLSAGYITSVANNGVEALKALTTDKPDLILLDLMMPIMDGFKVLQTVKANPNLQNIPVIVFSAKGASEEISKALQAGASDFLVKATTTPNKVVEKIKEVLQK; this is encoded by the coding sequence ATGAAGGAGAAAGTTCTGATTGTGGACGACACCGAGTTCTATCAGAAGGCATACCAGAACAAACTCCTCTCGGCCGGATACATCACCTCCGTCGCAAATAACGGGGTGGAGGCGTTGAAGGCCCTCACGACCGATAAACCCGACCTGATCCTTCTTGATCTGATGATGCCGATTATGGACGGATTTAAAGTGCTTCAGACGGTCAAAGCCAATCCCAATCTTCAAAATATCCCGGTGATTGTTTTTTCCGCCAAGGGTGCGAGCGAAGAGATCAGCAAGGCGCTTCAAGCCGGGGCAAGCGACTTTCTGGTAAAAGCGACCACCACTCCCAATAAAGTCGTTGAGAAAATCAAAGAGGTTCTCCAAAAGTAA
- the ispF gene encoding 2-C-methyl-D-erythritol 2,4-cyclodiphosphate synthase, with the protein MIRIGIGYDVHQLVEGSPCILGGVEIPFEKGLKGYSDADVLLHAICDALLGAVGEGDLGRHFPEGDPKWKGVSSLRLLEEVAMILLQKGYQVVNIDSVIIAEKPKVAPFVDPMKVNISRPLSIDPAAVSIKATTNEKIGFIGRGEGIAAQAVCLIERRG; encoded by the coding sequence ATGATCCGAATCGGCATCGGGTACGATGTTCACCAACTCGTCGAAGGATCTCCCTGCATCCTGGGGGGGGTCGAGATTCCTTTCGAGAAGGGGCTCAAGGGATATTCGGATGCCGATGTCCTGCTCCATGCGATCTGCGACGCTCTCCTCGGGGCCGTTGGAGAAGGAGACCTGGGCCGGCACTTTCCGGAAGGCGACCCGAAGTGGAAGGGGGTCTCGAGCCTCCGGCTTTTAGAAGAGGTGGCAATGATTCTGTTACAAAAGGGTTATCAGGTCGTTAATATTGACTCCGTCATCATTGCCGAAAAACCGAAGGTTGCTCCTTTTGTCGATCCGATGAAGGTGAACATCAGCCGCCCCCTTTCGATCGATCCGGCCGCGGTAAGCATCAAGGCGACGACCAATGAAAAGATCGGTTTCATCGGGCGGGGAGAAGGAATCGCCGCGCAAGCGGTTTGTCTCATCGAACGGCGCGGGTGA
- a CDS encoding cold shock domain-containing protein, translating into MDIKIEWQNSKPSPYWNDIIQDHINRLKTGRQKITHARVTLRKSQHHLNGADEATVVLSVPGKTLTANKTAETIGDVINEVFSAVEQELHRYKEKREQVGQKGAARSHLQGVIVRLFKDRNYGFIQAEGQEDIYFHRNSVSGMPFNDLETGTRVEFDAEEGDEGPQASRVSIK; encoded by the coding sequence ATGGATATCAAAATCGAATGGCAGAATTCAAAACCGTCACCCTACTGGAACGATATCATTCAAGACCATATTAACCGCCTTAAAACCGGACGGCAGAAAATTACGCATGCCCGGGTCACCCTCCGGAAAAGCCAACACCATCTCAATGGAGCCGATGAGGCGACGGTTGTTCTGTCCGTTCCTGGAAAAACGCTCACCGCCAACAAAACCGCCGAGACGATCGGCGATGTGATCAATGAAGTCTTCAGCGCGGTTGAGCAAGAGCTGCATCGCTACAAGGAAAAGCGGGAACAGGTCGGACAAAAAGGCGCGGCGCGCAGCCATCTTCAGGGGGTGATTGTCCGGTTGTTCAAGGACCGGAATTATGGATTCATCCAAGCCGAGGGACAAGAAGATATCTATTTCCATCGAAATTCCGTGTCCGGGATGCCGTTTAACGACTTGGAGACGGGGACCCGTGTCGAGTTCGATGCGGAGGAGGGGGATGAAGGACCGCAAGCGTCACGCGTAAGCATCAAATAG
- a CDS encoding TRAM domain-containing protein has protein sequence MMVGNYAIHAFFILLSTLTGYSVASRLVEEGDAFWGALIGLTLGGGLVAFGLYLEKAAVKRLFWGCFGLIIGVLSSGLLNLMLDPVFSSNPSLFLLWKGFSLLFFSYMGLVLALKVEKDPGLLLPAKRQADPPAASNSKILDTSVIIDGRIADLCETGFLEGTYIIPQFILHELQHIADSSDSLKRARGRRGLDILHRIQKMVDIDVRIVDDDFPSIKDVDSKIVALGKRMSAKVVTNDLNLNKVAELQGVRVLNINQLCNALKPVVLPGETMRVFVLKEGKESGQGIAYLDDGTMIVVDEARKWIGKNIDVVVTSVLQTTAGRMIFTRVREEPEREEYQAVRAN, from the coding sequence ATGATGGTGGGAAATTACGCAATACATGCCTTTTTTATTCTGCTCAGTACCCTTACCGGTTATTCAGTCGCCTCTCGACTTGTCGAAGAAGGGGATGCATTCTGGGGCGCACTGATCGGGCTGACGCTCGGAGGGGGATTGGTCGCTTTCGGCCTCTATTTGGAAAAAGCCGCGGTCAAAAGGCTTTTCTGGGGCTGTTTCGGGTTGATCATCGGGGTCCTATCAAGCGGTCTCCTCAACCTCATGCTCGATCCGGTCTTCTCTTCCAACCCCTCTTTATTTTTGCTCTGGAAGGGATTCTCTCTTCTCTTTTTTTCCTATATGGGGCTGGTGCTCGCGCTCAAAGTTGAGAAAGATCCGGGTCTGCTGCTTCCTGCAAAACGCCAGGCCGACCCCCCCGCCGCATCGAACAGCAAGATCTTGGATACCAGCGTCATTATCGACGGCCGGATTGCCGATCTTTGCGAAACCGGTTTTCTGGAGGGAACGTACATCATTCCACAGTTCATTCTGCATGAGCTTCAGCATATTGCCGATTCATCCGACTCCTTAAAGCGGGCCCGGGGCCGCCGGGGACTCGATATTCTCCATCGCATCCAAAAAATGGTCGATATCGACGTTCGGATCGTGGATGATGATTTCCCTTCCATCAAAGATGTCGATTCGAAAATCGTCGCCCTTGGAAAACGGATGTCGGCAAAAGTAGTAACCAATGATCTCAATCTGAACAAAGTTGCGGAACTTCAAGGGGTTCGGGTTTTGAACATCAACCAACTCTGTAACGCCTTAAAACCGGTGGTGCTCCCCGGCGAGACGATGCGTGTTTTCGTCCTAAAGGAGGGAAAAGAATCGGGACAGGGGATCGCTTACCTGGATGACGGCACGATGATTGTTGTGGATGAGGCGAGGAAGTGGATTGGAAAGAATATCGATGTCGTCGTCACCAGCGTGTTACAAACCACGGCCGGGAGGATGATCTTTACCCGCGTCCGTGAAGAGCCGGAGCGCGAGGAGTACCAGGCGGTGAGAGCCAACTGA
- the ispD gene encoding 2-C-methyl-D-erythritol 4-phosphate cytidylyltransferase, whose product MIHAVIPAAGRGTRLGGKIKKQFLALQGLPVAVHTLTAFQDASLIDEIVCITSKEDLSFFERLVSDHSLTKVTKILPGGERRQDSVWAGISYLEEWSDQNDLVVVHDGVRPLVTPQLIERVIEAAKAEGSAVAALRVTDSLKQVSSDKMILRSLPRENVWAMQTPQVFRLGILLEAYRSAAQEGFEATDEAMLVERRGVPIRCVEGSIENIKITLPPDLETAEIFLRARGSRLHR is encoded by the coding sequence ATGATCCATGCGGTGATTCCTGCCGCCGGTCGGGGAACGCGGCTGGGAGGCAAAATAAAGAAACAGTTTCTGGCGCTCCAGGGTCTCCCTGTGGCCGTCCACACCCTCACCGCTTTTCAAGATGCTTCCCTCATTGATGAGATTGTCTGCATTACATCTAAAGAAGATCTCTCCTTCTTCGAGCGTCTCGTTTCGGATCATTCGCTGACAAAAGTGACGAAGATTCTTCCGGGAGGGGAACGCCGCCAAGATTCTGTTTGGGCGGGGATCTCCTATCTGGAAGAATGGAGCGATCAGAACGACCTGGTTGTGGTTCATGACGGTGTCCGGCCGCTGGTCACCCCGCAATTAATCGAAAGAGTGATCGAGGCGGCCAAGGCGGAGGGAAGCGCGGTTGCGGCGCTTCGGGTCACCGACTCGCTGAAACAGGTTTCTTCTGATAAAATGATCCTAAGGAGCCTTCCGAGGGAAAATGTCTGGGCGATGCAGACGCCGCAGGTCTTCCGATTGGGAATCCTCCTGGAGGCGTACCGGAGCGCGGCGCAGGAGGGGTTCGAAGCGACCGACGAGGCAATGCTGGTTGAAAGGCGGGGGGTGCCGATTCGCTGTGTGGAAGGATCGATCGAGAACATCAAGATCACCCTCCCTCCCGATCTGGAGACGGCTGAAATCTTCCTTCGGGCGCGCGGAAGCAGGCTCCATCGATGA